A window of the Cicer arietinum cultivar CDC Frontier isolate Library 1 chromosome 6, Cicar.CDCFrontier_v2.0, whole genome shotgun sequence genome harbors these coding sequences:
- the LOC101503642 gene encoding uncharacterized protein, protein MDPESTQLQQSQLAAILGADPSPFESLISQLMTSSNEERSQAEALFNLCKQTDPDGLVLKLGHLLHSSPHQEARAMSAILLRKQLTRDDSFLWPRLSPHTQSSLKSLLLSSIQTENAKSISKKLCDTISELASSILPDNAWPELLPFMFQCVSSDSPKLQESAFLIFAQLSQYIGDSLTPHIKHLHDIFLQCLTSSVVNPDVRIAALNAVINFIQCLSGSSDRDRFQDLLPAMMRTLTEALNSGQEATAQEALELLIELAGTEPRFLRRQIVDVVGAMLQIAEAESLEEGTRHLAIEFVITLAEARERAPGMMRKMPQFISRLFAILMKMLLDIEDDPAWHTAETEDEDAGETSNYSVGQECLDRLSISLGGNTIVPVASEQLPAYLAAPEWQKRHAALIALAQIAEGCSKVMIKNLEQVVAMVLNSFPDQHPRVRWAAINAIGQLSTDLGPDLQVQYHQGVLPALAAAMDDFQNPRVQAHAASAVLNFSENCTPDILTPYLDGIVSKLLVLLQNGKQMVQEGALTALASVADSSQEHFQKYYDAVIPYLKAILVNATDKSNRMLRAKSMECISLVGMAVGKEKFRADAKQVMEVLMSLQVSQMETDDPTTSYMLQAWARLCKCLGQDFLPYMEFVMPPLLQSASLKPDVTITSADSDNEIEDSDDESMETITLGDKRIGIKTSVLEEKATACNMLCCYADELKEGFFPWIDQVAGTLVPLLKFYFHEEVRKAAVSAMPELLRSAKLAIEKGQSQGRDVSYLKFLTDSIIPALVEALHKEPDTEICASMLDSLNECLQISGMLLDEKQVRSIVEEIKQVITASSSRKRERAERAQAEDFDAEEGELIKEENEQEEEVFDQVGEILGTLIKTFKASFLPFFEELSSYLTPMWGRDKTPEERRIAICIFDDVAEQCREAAIKYYDTYLPFLLEACNDETPDVRQAAVYGLGVCAEFGGSVFKPLVGEALSRLNAVIQHPNALHSDNVMAYDNAVSALGKICQFHRDSIDSAQVVPAWLNCLPIKSDLIEAKVVHDQLCSMAERSDSELLGPNNQYLPKIVSVFAEVLCAGKDLATEQTAGRMVTLLRQLQQTLPPATLASTWSSLQPQQQLALQSILSS, encoded by the exons ATGGATCCCGAGTCAACTCAGTTACAGCAATCCCAACTCGCGGCGATTCTCGGTGCCGATCCATCACCGTTCGAAAGTCTGATCTCACAGTTGATGACATCGTCGAACGAAGAACGTTCACAAGCCGAAGCTCTCTTCAACCTCTGCAAACAAACCGATCCCGATGGACTCGTCTTGAAACTCGGCCATCTCCTTCACTCTTCACCTCATCAAGAAGCTCGCGCCATGTCCGCTATTCTCCTCAGGAAGCAACTCACTCGCGATGATTCCTTTCTTTGGCCGCGTTTATCGCCTCATACTCAATCTTCTCTCAAATCACTTCTACTTTCATCAATCCAAACCGAAAACGCGAAATCGATTTCCAAGAAGCTTTGCGATACCATCTCCGAACTCGCTTCTAGTATTCTACCCGATAACGCTTGGCCTGAATTGCTTCCTTTCATGTTCCAGTGCGTTTCTTCTGATTCACCTAAGCTTCAAGAATCCGCGTTCTTGATTTTCGCTCAATTGTCGCAGTACATCGGTGATTCACTCACGCCGCATATCAAACACCTTCATGATATCTTCCTTCAGTGCCTTACTTCATCTGTTGTTAATCCCGATGTTCGAATCGCCGCACTTAACGCTGTTATCAATTTCATTCAGTGTCTTTCTGGTTCCTCCGATCGTGATAGGTTTCAAGACTTGCTGCCGGCGATGATGAGAACATTGACTGAAGCGCTGAATTCCGGTCAGGAGGCGACTGCACAAGAGGCTCTTGAATTGCTTATTGAGCTCGCCGGAACTGAACCTAGATTTCTCCGGAGGCAGATTGTTGATGTTGTTGGGGCAATGCTTCAAATCGCAGAGGCAGAGTCGTTGGAGGAAGGGACTAGGCATTTGGCTATTGAGTTTGTGATAACTCTCGCCGAAGCGAGGGAGCGGGCTCCTGGTATGATGAGGAAGATGCCGCAGTTTATTAGCAGGCTGTTTGCGATTCTTATGAAGATGCTTTTGGATATTGAGGATGATCCAGCTTGGCACACTGCGGAGACTGAGGATGAAGATGCTGGTGAAACTAGCAATTATAGTGTTGGACAGGAATGTTTGGATAGGTTATCTATATCTTTGGGAGGAAATACCATTGTTCCTGTTGCTTCTGAACAATTACCTGCATATTTGGCTGCGCCTGAGTGGCAAAAACGACATGCTGCATTGATTGCTCTTGCTCAGATAGCCGAAGGATGCTCAAAG GTCATGATAAAGAATTTGGAGCAAGTGGTGGCTATGGTATTGAATTCGTTTCCTGATCAACATCCTCGTGTAAGGTGGGCAGCTATTAATGCAATCGGGCAACTGTCCACTGATTTGGGTCCAGATTTGCAAGTTCAATACCATCAAGGGGTCTTGCCAGCACTAGCTGCTGCGATGGATGATTTTCAGAATCCTCGTGTACAG GCTCATGCTGCTTCAGCTGTGCTCAACTTCAGTGAGAATTGCACACCTGATATTTTAACGCCATACTTGGATGGAATAGTTAGCAAACTGCTTGTACTTCTTCAG AACGGTAAACAAATGGTGCAAGAGGGAGCCTTAACTGCTTTGGCATCAGTTGCTGATTCATCTCAG GAACACTTTCAGAAATACTATGATGCTGTCATACCGTACCTGAAGGCTATATTGGTCAATGCAACTGATAAGTCTAACCGCATGCTCCGTGCTAAGTCTATGGAGTGTATAAGTTTGGTTGGAATGGCTGTCGGGAAGGAAAAGTTTAGGGCTGATGCTAAGCAG GTCATGGAAGTTCTTATGTCCTTGCAAGTATCTCAAATGGAGACAGATGATCCAACAACAAGTTACATGCTACAG GCATGGGCTAGACTCTGCAAGTGTCTTGGACAAGATTTTCTTCCTTATATGGAATTTGTCATGCCACCATTGCTTCAATCTGCTTCACTTAAGCCTGACGTAACCATCACATCCGCTGATTCGGATAATGAGATAGAGGACTCTGATGATGAAAG TATGGAGACTATCACTCTCGGGGACAAAAGAATTGGAATCAAGACTAGTGTTCTAGAGGAAAAAGCTACGGCATGTAACATGCTTTGTTGCTATGCCGACGAGTTGAAGGAAGGATTCTTTCCATGGATTGACCAG GTTGCAGGAACTTTGGTTCCTCtccttaaattttatttccatGAGGAGGTTAGAAAAGCAGCTGTTTCAG CAATGCCGGAACTATTACGATCTGCAAAGTTAGCCATTGAGAAAGGGCAATCTCAAGGTCGGGATGTGAGCTATTTGAAGTTTTTGACTGACAGTATCATCCCTGCTTTGGTGGAAGCGTTGCATAAG GAACCTGACACAGAGATTTGTGCAAGCATGTTAGATTCACTAAATGAATGCTTACAG ATCTCTGGGATGCTTTTAGATGAAAAGCAGGTCAGATCAATTGTTGAAGAGATAAAACAAGTGATCACAGCTAGTTCAAgtagaaaaagagagagagcaGAGAGGGCCCAAGCTGAAGATTTTGATGCTGAAGAAGGGGAGCTGATTAAAGAGGAAAATGAACAAGAGGAAGAAGTTTTTGACCAA GTGGGTGAGATATTAGGAACCTTGATCAAAACCTTCAAAGCCTCCTTCTTGCCTTTCTTTGAAGAACTGTCATCTTATTTGACACCTATGTGG GGAAGGGACAAGACTCCTGAAGAGAGAAGGATCGCAATTTGCATTTTTGACGATGTTGCAGAGCAGTGCCGTGAAGCAGCTATAAA GTATTATGATACATATCTTCCATTCCTGTTGGAGGCATGTAATGATGAGACTCCTGATGTCAGACAG GCGGCTGTGTATGGCCTTGGTGTTTGTGCAGAGTTTGGGGGTTCTGTGTTCAAACCTCTTGTTGGAG AGGCTCTATCGAGGTTAAATGCTGTGATCCAACATCCTAATGCACTTCATTCAGATAATGTAATGGCATATGACAATGCAGTTTCTGCTCTGGGAAAAATTTGCCAATTTCACCGGGACAGTATTGATTCTGCTCAG
- the LOC101504186 gene encoding peptidyl-tRNA hydrolase, mitochondrial isoform X2, protein MLNTLSRRCFCTVAPRPWLFVGLGNPGDKYKGTRHNVGFEMIDAFAESQGILMNTVHCKAVFGKGFVGEVPVFLAKPQTYMNLSGESTGPLAAYYKLPLNQVIVFHDDMNLPCGVLRLNDKGGHGSHKGLKSVIYHFRDNREFPRLRIGIGKPPGQMDPKAFLLQKFNVTARQRIDEALHEGVDALKLLLSKGLDVSAKRFNKEQKYKHLRVQTLPV, encoded by the exons ATGCTCAACACATTATCCAGACGTTGCTTTTGCACCGTCGCTCCTCGCCCTTGGCTTTTTGTTGGATTAGGCAACCCTGGCGACAAATACAAAGGAACTCGTCACAAT GTTGGCTTTGAGATGATTGATGCATTTGCTGAGTCACAGGGGATTCTCATGAACACCGTCCATTGCAAAGCCGTTTTTGGAAAAG GTTTTGTTGGTGAAGTTCCCGTTTTCCTTGCAAAGCCTCAAACTTACATGAATCTCAGTGGTGAATCG ACAGGACCACTGGCGGCTTATTACAAGTTACCCCTTAATCAGGTGATTGTG TTCCATGATGACATGAACCTGCCATGTGGGGTGCTTCGTCTTAATGACAAAGGGGGTCATGGAAGCCACAAAGG GCTGAAGAGTGTTATCTATCACTTCAGAGATAATAGAGAATTTCCTCGTTTAAGAATTG GGATTGGGAAGCCTCCTGGGCAAATGGATCCTAAAGCGTTTTTGCTTCAAAAGTTTAATGTAACAGCTAGACAACGA ATTGATGAGGCTTTGCACGAGGGGGTTGATGCCTTGAAGCTCCTTCTATCTAAAGGTCTGGATGTGAGTGCAAAAAGGTTCAACAAAGAGCAGAAATATAAGCACTTAAGAGTACAGACATTACCAGTTTGA
- the LOC101504515 gene encoding IQ domain-containing protein IQM2, with protein MGISFSCHNDVEDDLDSMVVKSINFGNDEIKTPVRSVSFKSEDFEPTILKSIGSGKMTIETSVSFKRINVDNNILVSTNTLSFDNKENNNNILISKNSRDLDDDLSLNSECQVESIQSALLNPNSPKHIAALKLQKVYKSFRTRRKLADCAILVEQSWWKLLDFAELKRSSISFFDIEKHETAISRWSRARTRAAKVGKGLSKDEKAQKLALQHWLEAIDPRHRYGHNLHFYYDKWLQCQSREPFFYWLDIGEGREVNLEKCPRSKLQLQCIKYLGPMERLAYEVVVEDGKFFYKQSGELLHTAAEDAHAKWIFVLSTSKSLYVGKKRKGSFQHSSFLAGGATSSAGRLVIEYGVLKAVWPHSGHYRPTEENFKEFISFLQENNVNLSDVKMDPVDESDEFSSLRSCGHLRSHSSEEDYAENMNGMEIGGTIVQDSVLKQAGLIETESESALVTPSTRQFQILGRKLTNLQIPKRGRVFEGLENEKEGAGQTFPSFEMEPLISDQETEEALVSEKNFDEEKDNDNDNDNDVEIIPEESILKRINSHKEMKSYQLGKQLSFKWTTGAGPRIGCVRDYPCELQFRALEQVNLSPRSRLRCKSSFTLRSSTSLNSNVSCLSSLSGDTANDEPLLVENKSMSQIGELSSRSELIRGTSVIPVIHMPS; from the exons ATGGGGATATCCTTTTCATGTCACAATGATGTTGAAGATGATTTAGATTCCATGGTTGTAAAATCAATCAACTTTGGCAATGATGAAATCAAAACTCCAGTAAGATCAGTTAGTTTCAAAAGTGAAGATTTTGAACCTACCATCCTTAAATCTATAGGTTCTGGAAAGATGACAATTGAAACATCTGTTAGCTTCAAAAGAATAAATGTAGATAACAACATTTTAGTATCAACAAACACACTTTCATTTGACAACAAAGAgaataacaacaatattttgaTTAGCAAAAATAGTAGAGATTTGGATGATGATCTGTCTCTTAACTCCGAATGTCAAGTCGAATCGATTCAATCCGCACTTTTGAATCCAAACAGTCCTAAACACATTGCTGCACTTAAATTGCAGAAAGTTTATAAGAGCTTTCGTACAAGAAGAAAGCTAGCAGATTGTGCAATTCTTGTTGAACAAAGCTG gTGGAAGCTCTTAGATTTCGCTGAACTCAAGCGCAGCTCGATATCTTTCTTTGACATTGAGAAACATGAAACTGCGATTTCGCGTTGGTCTCGAGCTAGAACTAGAGCTGCTAAG GTTGGAAAAGGTTTATCCAAAGATGAGAAAGCACAAAAACTTGCTCTGCAGCATTGGCTCGAAGCG ATCGACCCACGCCATCGCTATGGACATAATCTACACTTTTATTACGATAAATGGCTTCAATGTCAGAGCAGAGAACCTTTCTTCTACTg GCTAGATATAGGAGAAGGAAGGGAAGTAAATCTCGAGAAGTGCCCTCGATCTAAACTTCAACTACAGTGTATTAAATATCTCGGTCCG aTGGAAAGGTTGGCTTATGAAGTTGTCGTGGAGGATGGGAAGTTCTTCTACAAGCAATCAGGAGAGCTCCTCCACACTGCTGCAGAAGACGCACATGCGAAATGGATTTTCGTCCTTAGCACTTCGAAGTCATTGTATGTTGGCAAGAAGAGAAAAGGTTCCTTTCAGCATTCTAGCTTCTTGGCTGGAGGAGCTACATCTTCTGCTGGGAGATTGGTGATTGAATATGGTGTTTTGAAG GCTGTTTGGCCTCACAGTGGTCATTACCGTCCGACAGAAGAAAACTTCAAGGAATTTATTTCATTCCTTCAAGAGAACAATGTGAACCTTTCAGATGTCAAG ATGGATCCTGTTGACGAGTCTGACGAATTCAGTTCACTGAGAAGTTGTGGTCATTTAAGAAGCCACTCGTCCGAAGAGGACTACGCTGAGAACATGAATGGCATGGAGATTGGAGGGACCATTGTCCAAGACTCAGTTTTGAAGCAGGCCGGTTTGATAGAAACCGAGAGTGAGTCTGCATTGGTTACCCCCAGCACAAGGCAATTCCAAATACTTGGAAGAAAACTGACCAATCTTCAAATACCGAAAAGGGGTCGAGTGTTTGAAGGACTAGAAAACGAAAAAGAAGGCGCAGGGCAAACTTTTCCAAGTTTTGAAATGGAACCCCTTATCAGCGATCAAGAAACAGAAGAGGCACTTGTATCAGAGAAAAACTTCGACGAAGAAAAAGACAATGACAATGACAATGACAATGACGTAGAAATCATTCCAGAAGAGTCGATACTCAAAAGAATAAACTCACATAAAGAAATGAAATCATATCAACTTGGGAAGCAGTTGTCTTTCAAATGGACAACTGGAGCTGGACCACGAATCGGCTGCGTAAGGGATTACCCTTGCGAACTACAGTTTCGAGCATTGGAACAAGTTAATCTGTCTCCACGAAGCAGATTGCGTTGTAAATCGTCTTTTACTCTTAGGAGTAGCACTAGTTTGAACTCAAATGTTTCATGCCTTTCAAGTTTAAGTGGAGACACAGCAAATGATGAACCCCTACTTGTTGAAAATAAAAGTATGTCTCAAATAGGTGAGCTTAGTTCAAGATCAGAATTGATAAGAGGAACATCAGTTATACCAGTAATTCATATGCCGTCATGA
- the LOC101504186 gene encoding peptidyl-tRNA hydrolase, mitochondrial isoform X1, with the protein MKPGPNRLNLAIGNRISCGVAGDMATRHLHLHLRLNKRCFCTVAPRPWLFVGLGNPGDKYKGTRHNVGFEMIDAFAESQGILMNTVHCKAVFGKGFVGEVPVFLAKPQTYMNLSGESTGPLAAYYKLPLNQVIVFHDDMNLPCGVLRLNDKGGHGSHKGLKSVIYHFRDNREFPRLRIGIGKPPGQMDPKAFLLQKFNVTARQRIDEALHEGVDALKLLLSKGLDVSAKRFNKEQKYKHLRVQTLPV; encoded by the exons ATGAAACCGGGACCGAACCGCCTAAACCTGGCAATCGGAAACCGAATTAGCTGCGGCGTGGCGGGCGATATGGCTACTCGCCACCTCCACCTCCACCTTCGCTTAAACAA ACGTTGCTTTTGCACCGTCGCTCCTCGCCCTTGGCTTTTTGTTGGATTAGGCAACCCTGGCGACAAATACAAAGGAACTCGTCACAAT GTTGGCTTTGAGATGATTGATGCATTTGCTGAGTCACAGGGGATTCTCATGAACACCGTCCATTGCAAAGCCGTTTTTGGAAAAG GTTTTGTTGGTGAAGTTCCCGTTTTCCTTGCAAAGCCTCAAACTTACATGAATCTCAGTGGTGAATCG ACAGGACCACTGGCGGCTTATTACAAGTTACCCCTTAATCAGGTGATTGTG TTCCATGATGACATGAACCTGCCATGTGGGGTGCTTCGTCTTAATGACAAAGGGGGTCATGGAAGCCACAAAGG GCTGAAGAGTGTTATCTATCACTTCAGAGATAATAGAGAATTTCCTCGTTTAAGAATTG GGATTGGGAAGCCTCCTGGGCAAATGGATCCTAAAGCGTTTTTGCTTCAAAAGTTTAATGTAACAGCTAGACAACGA ATTGATGAGGCTTTGCACGAGGGGGTTGATGCCTTGAAGCTCCTTCTATCTAAAGGTCTGGATGTGAGTGCAAAAAGGTTCAACAAAGAGCAGAAATATAAGCACTTAAGAGTACAGACATTACCAGTTTGA